The proteins below come from a single Gavia stellata isolate bGavSte3 chromosome 8, bGavSte3.hap2, whole genome shotgun sequence genomic window:
- the DAPL1 gene encoding death-associated protein-like 1 gives MARRRRVSPFPPLGRRSPAVKAGGMRVSKKQENGPVEKNAKPPGKEKTSAIASFSKTQNMGVLLAVVLSKMSHKIHVAALQVAHQKPQPALEKFILPKRIHIIQQPRKC, from the exons ATGGCGCGGAGGAGGCGCGTCTCGCCGTTCCCGCCGCTGGGCAGGCGCAGCCCTGCAG tcaAAGCTGGAGGTATGAGAGTGtctaaaaagcaagaaaacgGACCTGTTGAGAAAAATGCTAAAcctccaggaaaagaaaagacaag TGCTATTGCCAGTTTTTCAAAAACTCAGAACATGGGTGTCTTGCTAGCAGTAGTGCTGAGCAAA ATGAGCCACAAAATTCATGTAGCAGCATTACAAGTGGCTCACCAAAAGCCACAGCCTGCCTTGGAGAAGTTCATACTGCCTAAAAGAATTCACATTATTCAACAGCCACGAAAATGTTAA